In the genome of Brassica napus cultivar Da-Ae chromosome C3 unlocalized genomic scaffold, Da-Ae chrC03_Random_10, whole genome shotgun sequence, the window AAAGAATGCAGTGTTCCTCTTCGTTCCCTTGGTTACCATTCAAACCTTAAGATCTTTTAGAATCTCTGCTAAtgcaacaaaacaaataaattaacatTTAAAAGATAGTTTTTCCGTTTTTCTAACCAAAGGCTCCAACTTTTCCGATACACATCTCGACACAAAAGCTCTCTCCTTTAGAGAGTAAGAAGAAGATGGCGACGAACGGCCGCGTTTTCACAATCGGGCTGGTGACGTCATGGTACACAGCGAACATCGGAGTGCTGCTGCTGAACAAGTACCTCCTCAGCAACTACGGGTTCAAGTACCCGATCTTCCTCACCATGTGCCACATGACTGCCTGCTCGCTCCTCAGCTACGCCGCCGTCGCGTGGCTGAAGATCGTTCCGATGCAGACGGTTCGATCCCGGGTCCAGTTCGCCAAGATCTCGGCTCTGAGCCTCGTCTTCTGCGTGTCGGTGGTGTTCGGGAACGTCTCCCTGAGGTTTCTCCCCGTTTCGTTCACTCAGGCGATTGGGGCTACGACGCCGTTTTTCACGGCGGTGTTTGCGTGGTTGATGACGATGAAGAGGGAGGCTTGGTTGACTTACTTGGCTCTTGTGCCTGTGGTGGCTGGTGTTGTTATTGCTAGTGGGGTTAGTCTCTTTCACTTTCCTCAGCTCTCtttaaagtttgaatctttaaaGTATGCgtttttgatatttgggtttgTTCTGATATTATTTGAATGTATTGATGATAATGCGTTGTTATGGATGATGAAAGTGTGATGCTTTAGTTAGGGAGATGGTATAGATGTGAAGCAATAAGGCATGAGTTAAGAGGGAATGTTACagttttgaattgtttttttttttgtgaaatgtaGTAGATCTACTAGCTAAATCTTCTTGACATGAAAGTTATCGTTTTTGGAACAAGCAATGCAGATATTATGATCTGATTCAATATGGTTGGTTTAGCTCTTATCTGGACACTGTTACCAGCTCTTATCTTTGGAACAAGCTCAGGCATTGCTAAAACtgcatttttaaaagttttggtATTGTTCTGTGTTCGGCTTCTCTGAATTATATGTGTGTGTTGTCTATCATCACGTTCGTCGTATGAACTTTTAAGTGTTTTGATTAGCTGAGATAGTTGCTCTTTTTTCTCTGTGTGTCGTGTTTGCTTCCTCTGTGATCTTCCTTACTACATTAGAGCTGTGTTTAATTGTCAGTTTGATGTTTCTGAATGTCTTGTTGTCTTCAGGGTGAGCCAAGCTTTCACCTCTTTGGATTCATTATGTGCATCGCAGCAACAGCTTCGAGAGCACTCAAATCAGTGCTTCAAGGCATTTTGCTTTCTTCTGAAGGGTAAGACATGGCCTCGTTGTTTGAATATGTTAAAAGAGTGTTGCTGAAAGAGATTTTTAAATTGTGTTGAAGGGAAAAGCTGAACTCCATGAATCTTCTTCTCTACATGGCTCCAATAGCTGTCGTGTTCCTTCTGCCTGCTGCTCTCATCATGGAGAAAAACGTTGTCGGCATTACAATTGCACTAGCAAGAGATGATTTTAGAATCATTTGGTATCTTCTGTTCAATTCAGCGCTTGCCTATCTCGTGAACTTGACTAATTTCTTAGTCACGAAACACACTAGCGCCCTGACTCTGCAGGTAAAACATTACAATTCTTAATGGCATTCTTGTTTAATAGCTAGAAAAAGATGGTATTGGATTGTGGTTGGAACAGAGTCAGTCCAAGTAAAGCTTATAACTGTCTTGGATGTTGAGGTGGATTTGATCTGTGATAGGTGCTAGGAAACGCGAAAGGAGCAGTAGCCGTTGTGATCTCTATTCTAATATTCAAGAATCCGGTGTCAGTGACTGGAATGCTTGGTTATGCCCTCACCGTCTGTGGAGTTATCTTCTACAGCGAAGCCAAGAAACGGAGCAAATGAGAATACATTCAagattcatcttcttcatcttttcctccttatatatatatgtgtttatatTTTTTCCACAGGCAAGTAGTCTCTTTTGCTGTTACAGAACTCTTATACAGGACACATCCTTGGCTCCTCTTGTCTTGATGAAAAGCTGGGCCAAAAGCATGTATAGTTCTTGAGCAGAAACAGGAGAAGGAAAAGCAACACAAAGATGAGTACCAAAAGGCAAGCATTTAGAAGACTTTCTTGTTAACAAGTAACCTTTTCTCATCCTTGGATTCTCTGGCCTTTTTTCATAGTATGTTGTTTTGTTGTAATAGTAAACGTTGAATTAGCTTTTGTTTCTTCGATTCTTTCACATTTTAGTTTCGTGTTGTCAACATTTACAACGAttgactatttatatataatgttattcTTTGAGAATTCAATATGTTGTACACAGGATCACTGGTTTGTTAACAACACAGAGATGTACTAGCTATATTGACAGAGAGCTGAGAATCAGAATTGGAAGTAATAACTGTTGCAGAAGAAAGAGCTAAACGAGACGGGAGAcgagagagttttttttttttcactggaAAGATTCCAACTTTATTAAAAGCCCAAGTCACAAAACAAAGGCCCAACCGGGCAAGAAAAGGTAAAATAAACAGGAGGCCCAAACGGCCCAACAAAAGAAAGCCCTAGGGAAAAGCGTGGCCGACTCAAACTCCACGCGTAAGCTTATGGCGTGACGGAGACACGTGCCTACCATGCGAGTCACCACCGAACTTCAGCCAGAAGAACGATTCCGGCGAAAGTCTAATCGGCAGATCCACCGGAAACACACCGAAACAGGATCCCGAACAAAGAGCCTCATCGGAAACGAAGACAGAAATTGAAGGTGCACCAAAACCACCACTATAGACAAGAGCGTAAGATCTACCGACAACCTCACGAGCCAAAGGATATTTCTTCTTTGATGAAGTTCCAATCGAGAGACAACGAACTCAAACCAACGAGAGTCGAACCGATTGAAACAAAAAGcttgaagaagaaaagatcAAAC includes:
- the LOC125594634 gene encoding probable sugar phosphate/phosphate translocator At5g05820 gives rise to the protein MATNGRVFTIGLVTSWYTANIGVLLLNKYLLSNYGFKYPIFLTMCHMTACSLLSYAAVAWLKIVPMQTVRSRVQFAKISALSLVFCVSVVFGNVSLRFLPVSFTQAIGATTPFFTAVFAWLMTMKREAWLTYLALVPVVAGVVIASGGEPSFHLFGFIMCIAATASRALKSVLQGILLSSEGEKLNSMNLLLYMAPIAVVFLLPAALIMEKNVVGITIALARDDFRIIWYLLFNSALAYLVNLTNFLVTKHTSALTLQVLGNAKGAVAVVISILIFKNPVSVTGMLGYALTVCGVIFYSEAKKRSK